The Lactuca sativa cultivar Salinas chromosome 2, Lsat_Salinas_v11, whole genome shotgun sequence genome includes a window with the following:
- the LOC111882540 gene encoding OVARIAN TUMOR DOMAIN-containing deubiquitinating enzyme 9 has translation MKMTFQEQDPDVVRWGLHHLMEVCSVTNGGSPAVFTHYDKDISSVEYVSEGYCVPNYVNVENDEISNYVENDEMIAQALQEELSRLALEENHGSSGNNQQKESVLAQDWVSPSQRHDNFTTESRQDQDYANEMGTSNSLFSTEERSGDDEDQSCSPEMADESTLDGEVGKRINQMVPIRHVPKVNGEVPSADEATSDHQRLMNRLELYDLVELKVSGDGNCQFRALSDQIYRSSEHHKLVREQVVHQLKFYPELYAAYVPMAYDDYLKKISTAGEWGDHVTLQAAADAFGVKIFVLTSFKDTCYIEILPCAQKSNRIIFLSFWAEVHYNSIYPEGELPSMEQSKKKKWWMLGG, from the exons ATGAAGATGACTTTCCAGGAACAAGATCCTGATGTTGTTAGATGGGGTCTTCATCACCTGATGGAAGTTTGTTCTGTAACTAATGGTGGATCACCAGCAGTTTTTACTCATTATGACAAGGATATATCTAGTGTTGAGTATGTGAGCGAAGGTTACTGTGTGCCAAATTATGTCAATGTTGAGAATGATGagatatcaaattatgttgagaATGATGAGATGATTGCTCAAGCTTTACAAGAAGAACTATCACGACTTGCACTGGAGGAAAATCATGGATCGTCTGGTAACAATCAACAAAAAGAATCCGTGCTTGCTCAAGATTGGGTTTCCCCTTCACAAAGACATGATAATTTTACTACTGAGAGCAGACAAGATCAAGACTATGCAAATGAAATGGGAACAAGCAATTCTTTGTTCAGCACCGAAGAAAGATCAGGTGATGATGAAGATCAATCATGTTCCCCTGAGATGGCAGATGAGTCAACTCTTGATGGTGAAGTAGGAAAGAGAATAAATCAAATGGTTCCTATTCGT CATGTCCCTAAAGTAAATGGAGAAGTACCCTCTGCTGATGAAGCAACATCAGATCATCAAAGGCTAATGAACAG ATTGGAGCTCTATGATTTAGTTGAACTAAAAGTTTCAGGGGATGGTAACTGCCAG TTTCGCGCCTTGTCTGATCAAATCTACCGATCAAGTGAGCACCACAAGCTTGTGAGAGAACAAGTTGTTCATCAGCTCAAGTTTTATCCAGAATTATATGCAGCTTATGTTCCCATGGCTTATGATGATTACTTGAAGAAAATCAGCAC GGCTGGTGAATGGGGTGATCATGTCACATTGCAGGCTGCAGCAGATgcg TTTGGAGTGAAGATATTTGTGTTAACTTCGTTTAAGGATACTTGTTATATTGAGATTTTACCATGTGCTCAAAAATCAAATCGAA TTATCTTCTTGAGCTTTTGGGCTGAGGTGCATTACAATTCAATTTATCCAGAAGGAG AGCTACCGAGCATGGAACAGAGTAAGAAGAAGAAATGGTGGATGCTTGGGGGTTGA